AGCagcatcgagcggagagtctcagtgagaggttggGTGGCACCGTCTCTTGCAcatatactgagtgcctatgatgcacgATATGACAAGGCCAGTAATTGATgcgtttaaataaccaatgaccaatacgttcccgcggcgatcggtcctttggaccggaaccaGCTTGCTCACCTTtaggagcttgacgagcatcgccaacatgaaaatgtggttacaacaacaaaatctttCGTTTGTCCACGATCTATAAGTGTCCCATGCTAGGGAATAGTTTTCTCAAATCGTCCTGGTCTATCAGTATTGTCAGTTGATTTTGTCCTGTAAGACAAAATCAACTGATTATCGTGATTTACATATGTGGACAATCAGGCAGTGTTGAAGGCTCTGGACTCACGTTAGGAATATCatctccaaaatatatatattaccaAAAATCCAGCCCATTTACAGTTTCCCCGTCCATTAACCTCTGTAATTGCAATCATTTAAAACATACCTTGCTCAGCAATGACTTTGCATCTTCATCAATGCGCGTCTGCGAATAGCATTGTTGTCTAGCCTCTTTGGCACGTATTATACATTTCTATTAATCCAAAGAAAAGAAACCAAATCAATTAACAAAATGGAGAAACTATAAGCTATggaatttgttttcttatcttaCCTCTCTTAGCATATCCCTTAGCTTTTCATTGCCATAACGTCGTATCTTGGCGGCATTTTTTGATTTAAGCTTTTGCTCCACTGAGGTATTGTATACCGGATTAGAGGGACATTCCAGAGACATGATAATTCTTCTTCAAACTAAACTCTAAACGAATTAAATTCGAATTTGTTTCAGTGACAAAAAAAATACTccgacaacaaaacaaaacgcgGGCAGTATAGGCAAATGGCTGAAATGCAATCAGCTGTTTATTGCCAGAAATGTCAAAAATGCCAAAACACTAGTGCAACACAGCAAAGACACAAACCGGATGGACTATGACGGCGTGAGTGTGGCGTATCGCAGGCACTtagaaaaatttgttcaaaatttaaccTTCTATTTGTGAATCTTGAAGTTAACTTTATATTATGTCTTTTATTTTAGATTGAGATTTAACTAAACCTTAAGAATTACTCAGGTTGTATTATCAATGTAATATTTTTATAGCCTTATAGGCTACttcaatgaatgaaataaaaaatgcatgttgaaattaatttttatggaaaattttcgaaaaatttgtttctaTGAGCATGTATCGAATGATAGCAATCCCCTATGGTGAGATGTAAAAATGACGTAGTGGGTTGTTTTTCACATTggtgagaaaaaaattgtattttgctGTTCCAATCGACTATTTTTTCTAACACTGAAAAATTTTGACGTTtgtccaaaaacaaaagtaaacaaGATGTGCTTGCCACATAATAATACAGGAAAAATCCAgaaaataagaattatttgcgtaatgaatattttacaaaaatattttccataactgctagcagttatattgaaaatgCGAACGTGAGGCAGGTTTTAAATGGTGGTCTCAGGCGAACACCAGGTTTGACGATATTAACATGTcagttttttgtttgcattctctttgttgttatcttctttctatCATCTTCTCTTCTCATGTATGCACACGTAGACACACCcgcacacaaatttgtttgtgtgtctTGACAAAAcctcgatcagcttgatgacaaaatggtggattgcaccatatgatttgtggttgttgtacaaacgagaccacctttaattgttttgccATGATTTTATTCACTAAACAATTTTTTCATattgtttttctaaaaaatttccttgaattttaatttttgtaaaattttttctttttttcagtgtaaaatCTTTTCTTTATTTCAGTAAAAAACAGTCAAAACTTTATTTGCATTAACATTTTTAAGGGCAGTTGCTTGGGACACATGTTAATTTAATGCCATTGAAGAGTCAAAGAGTTCACGCTTTGATATGTAGACCCCCCAAAGTTGATGTCAGCTTCTGCCCTTAAGAGAAATGAATAATATTATCGACATTATCTtttaaaatttgatcaaaatcttATTATATCCCACTTGTATCCTCTATCCATGTGTACTCTCCCATGTGCGTATTGACTAATTACACATTGACAGAGTTGTTTAGCACATAGTTGTATTCTACAGTACTGACAACATTGCCATCACTCAGTGCTGACAACATTGAAAACGACTTCCTTTTGCCTTTTCCTTTTCTCTTTCAACGTGCATTGTGACAAGTAAAGGTTAGTGAAAAATTGaatgttttcattgaaaattgtgTGAATTTAATACGTCTACCGTTATTAACCAGTTGAAATGTGTTCTTTATGTAGATGCCTGCCACGGCCGCAAAGAAAACCGGAGCTAAAAAGCTCCCAGCTGTGCCCGAGTCCAAATTGAAGTTCAGCAAGAAGCAACTGAGCAAACGTGCCCTCGAAACCAAAAGGAAGTTGAAGCGTAATGCTATTATTGCTTTGCGTAAACGTGAAAATTTGGTGCGTGCTGAAAAATACCAAAGCCAATACATTAAGGCTGATAGACGCGAAATTAAATTGCGCCGCTTAGCCAAAAGCCGTGGTCAATTCTATGTGCCCGCTGAAGCTAAATTGGCTTTTGTGATCCGTATTCGCGGGTGAGTAGTGAGatcaaaaaaaaagcaacagaATTTAGACGGTGTATGAACAgaaaaggggagtttatggtCATTTACAAAGTGCCgaagttttttgtttataaacatAACCTTACTCTTTTTATGTTGTCACCGCTTTACAGTAAACAATTATTAATGGTTTATACGTTGGTTCTCACTTTCAGTATCAACAAAGTTGCCCCCAAGGTACGCAAGGTATTGCAATTGTTCCGCTTGCGTCAAATCAACAATGGTGTCTTCATCAAATTGAACAAGGCTACCATCAATATGTTGCGTATTGCTGAACCCTACATTACCTGGGGCTACCCCAACCTGAAGTCGGTGCGCGAATTGATCTACAAGCGTGGTTTCGTCAAGCACAACCGTCAACGTGTGCCAATCACCGATAACTTTGTGATCGAACGTAAGATGCGTCAAGCTCATCAAATCCAATGCGTTGAAGATTTGGTTCATGAAATCTTCACCGTTGGACCCAAATTCAAGAACGCCTCCAACTTCTTGTGGCCCTTCAAATTGAACACTCCCACTGGCGGCTGGCGCAAGAAGGCTAACCACTATGTCGATGGTGGTGACTTCGGTAACCGTGAAGACAAGATTAACAAACTACTCCGCAAAATGGTCTAAACATCGATAGTGattggttaaattttttttactaccAATCTAAGATTAGTTTGTACATCATCTTGTAAAGTCTGTTTGTTTAGTTTTTCCCAAAATaatgacaaaaacaacaacaatatatacaCACCACTAAAAGGAACAGGATgctgtttgaaaatttttttaaaacgttTTTGAACGTTTGTAATGGATTCTTTTTTCTATTGATAACAATGTgtggaaaaaataaacaaaaggatGGATATTTTTTAAGTTAACAAGTgttttatggaaatttaaaaagaagAGTGTTGCTAAAATCTTGACGGTGTCTAATATTGACAGAGAACAAGCTACGCTTTGAAGGTTCCAATAGTTGGCAGCCCGTGAAACTTACATCaggaacaaaaattttaatatcgtTTGTTTTTGAGGCATACGGCTAGACCCCCAAGAATAAACTGGGtaatatacacaaataaaaCATCGGCCAGTGTACCCtccacacaaaaaataaaagtaccaTAGAAGGACCAGGAACTTACGCACTATTTTTGTAGTATGGAATTCATGGAACCCATATAAGTCGACTTGACTTAAAGGGCATCGAATGATTATTTATCACCCGgtatcgacatgaatttgtcgATAATACTAACCCCTTCTGTATAAGGACAATTTTTGTCGCAAACCCATAGACACCATACTCCTATATGGCATTCTTGATACTagagcaaaacaagtaaaatcatgctaagttcatctgggccgaatcttgggaactcaccaccatggattctgcttaaaatgtatacaaaatattttagtttaagggcataattttattttacatattaaaccagcaaaaattaaagtttctagaaaccgaacaaggataatcgagataccggtttacatgggaactatatcaggttttagactgatttggaccattcttgggacaattgttgcaagtcgttatagaacaccgcatgcaaattttcagagaATTTTCAGAACTtcgaacgtacttggcacattggttagaagacataacagaaaacttcatgcaaaatttcagccaaaacggacaaaattgcgggctttaagggctcaagaagtcaaatcgggagatcggttttgtatggaagctatacaagGTTATAGATCGACTTGTATCGtacttgccacaattgttggaagttgtaacagaatgctagatgcaaaatttcagccaattcggactaaaattgtggcttgtaagggcacaagaattcaaatatggtttatatgggagctatatcaggttatagaccgatgtggaacgtacttggcacagtttttggaagtaataacaacactatgtgcaaaatttcagcaaaatcggacaaaaattgctgtttctagaagcccaagaagtcaaatcgggaattcggtttatatggaagctatatctaaatttggagcgatatggcccatttgcaattcacaacgacctacatcaatattaagtatctgtgcaaaatttcaagcggacgggcatggcttgatcgattcaggacgtcgagacgataatgaatttaaatactttaggggacgaatatttcgaggtgtcacaaaaggaatgactagattagtatacccccatcctatggcggtgggtataaaaagatgatattgagctgaaattttgcacagattctttttatataGGATGGGAGTGTaataacctagtcattccgtgtgtaacacctcgaaatattgatctgcctcCCCATAAAGTGGATATAATCTTGATCTTCTAGACATTTTCAGTCGATCTAGTAATGtttatccatccgtctgtccaaatcatgatagcggtcgaacgcataaagcgaGCTGATTCAAATATTGCAGATATACAACTGATTCatgtagttcgttggggattgcaaatgggccatatcggttcagatttggatatatcttccatatataccgatctcaccatttgacatatttaacccctagaagccgcaattgttatttgattttgcatgtaatgttctgttatgacgtccaataaccgtaccaagtacggttgaaatcggtctataacctgatatagcttccatataatccgatccctTGGCTAAAtatcttgagcacctggaagctgcaatttttgtccgatttggctaatatttgcatgcagtgttccgttgcgactttcaacaactgtcaagtacggttgaaatcggtccataacctgacagaGTTCCcaaataacccgatctcccaatttaacatcttgagccccgGCAGTccgtaattattgtccgattaggctaaaattttgcatgtagtgttcttttacgaTACGGCCCAGGTAGGTCCACAGCGTGAGTTTCagagctacaagagagaacatcTAGATGGGCCGGGTCTTGGTAGCATTCCCCAAACAAGGTTCCAACACAGTCCTGAGAGATCGACCGTCACTTATTGCATCGGAAAAGGTTAGCCTACATCGACGACACACGCTTCCTACTATGACTCCATCTTGGTTGCAGAATTCCTTTATCTGGATATGTAACAGAGCCCAGAAGACGAATGGATGAaacttaacacactgctacaaaattAACCTCCCGGCACAGGTTAACTTTGAGCATCACACAGACTAGAACGTTGAGTTAaaacctgtgtggtgttcttagCTTATCTGGGAGCTACCGAGGGCGTCCACAGGTTATGGATAGTAGAATActtcatatggagtagctgcaactgcagccgCGGACAATAAGCGATATCGAGTGAAGAGTATCAGTGAGATGCCGGGTGGCACttgctcttgcttaaataatgagtgcatatgatgctcgatacgacaaggcgagttattgacacCTTTAAATAATAATGGCCATAATGCCGACAGCGCAACTATAGTTGCGCGACCATCCATAATTGGCCCCTTATTCTACTTACCTTGCACCGGACCACGGTGAATTTTCTATCtgt
The Stomoxys calcitrans chromosome 3, idStoCalc2.1, whole genome shotgun sequence genome window above contains:
- the LOC106088209 gene encoding large ribosomal subunit protein uL30; the encoded protein is MPATAAKKTGAKKLPAVPESKLKFSKKQLSKRALETKRKLKRNAIIALRKRENLVRAEKYQSQYIKADRREIKLRRLAKSRGQFYVPAEAKLAFVIRIRGINKVAPKVRKVLQLFRLRQINNGVFIKLNKATINMLRIAEPYITWGYPNLKSVRELIYKRGFVKHNRQRVPITDNFVIERKMRQAHQIQCVEDLVHEIFTVGPKFKNASNFLWPFKLNTPTGGWRKKANHYVDGGDFGNREDKINKLLRKMV